The following are from one region of the Strix uralensis isolate ZFMK-TIS-50842 chromosome 4, bStrUra1, whole genome shotgun sequence genome:
- the LOC141942321 gene encoding uncharacterized protein LOC141942321, translated as MVSREPLPGPAPAGEGSQEKAMTVRSVLLNRDSPDVESRLKRRRNRTQQVRFKDLVEGGAGRAASPPPGPAAATGPITPRASPPPRDAPEPAALCASRRSWPQAQPGSLTLPMPRKACMSTAIQTSPSLQKPLPASQPRSKSVCDVAGDTALPDAAASAQCPEGAMPTISSWAVPPRAPGSLPVRHHAAALAQHAAVCRVPPPRDPCPPYPGMAGCPAARCPSPARSCAPEPCPLSPTCAQLRGNPRGSRGAPPRPASVPCGQPRLPTELRGLGRSDSERSLPRGRPPPQPSPRHQLLPDPATDPHGLRQPAQGNPPWAPPPPQHQLCGTLRGGPCCTSTAPVPPAPGWHGSATATTPEKTPAALGCPDPCGVSSRLPTAEPGHGQAGPEGPGEPLPSAPQGPGVGTQPGGRAPGLPRHGQPCLTTEQSETLRHVQDLLQLVVVAKGPVGPPAGDEDAQTSQGEGPRGPGAQGDLQSQLQSLEGVLETSQQTIRVLLDVIQDLEKKEAQRDGRHSYRTGQDIANCGTCRDCACIIYSVEHDFRQQEGRFQHVLSHIEGDATPSSPAAPGAVSPPRQEPSPVTKLPAKLDAKKSRRKCFWFL; from the exons ATGGTCAGCCGGGAGCCCCTTCCCGGCCCGGCTCCCGCCGGCGAGGGCAGCCAGGAGAAAGCCATGACGGTGCGCTCGGTGTTGCTGAACCGCGACTCGCCTGACGTCGAGAGCCGCCTCAAGCGCCGGCGTAACCGCACGCAGCAGGTCCGCTTCAAGGACCTGGTGgagggcggcgcggggcgggcggccagccccccccccgggcccgcaGCAGCCACCGGCCCCATCACCCCACGTGCCTCGCCGCCCCCCAGGGACGCCCCTGAGCCGGCGGCTCTCTGTGCCTCGCGGCGGAGCTGGCCCCAGGCCCAGCCGGGTTCGCTGACGCTGCCCATGCCCAGGAAGGCCTGCATGAGCACCGCCATCCAGACCTCCCCTAGCCTCCAGAAGCCCCTCCCGGCCTCCCAGCCCCGCAGCAAGAGTGTCTGCGACGTGGCCGGGGACACGGCGCTGCCCGATGCCGCGGCAAGTGCCCAGTGCCCGGAGGGGGCCATGCCCACCATCTCCAGCTGGGCTGTACCCCCGCGGGCTCCCGGCAGCCTCCCCGTGCGCCATCACGCCGCAGCCCTCGCCCAGCATGCTGCGGTGTGCCGCGTGCCACCACCCAGGGATCCCTGTCCCCCCTATCCTGGCATGGCTGGGTgccccgctgcccgctgcccctCTCCGGCACGGAGCTGCGCCCCCGAGCCCTGCCCACTGTCCCCCACCTGTGCCCAGCTCCGCGGGAACCCCAGGGGCAGCCGTGGGGCTCCCCCGCGCCCGGCCTCTGTGCCCTGCGGCCAGCCCCGGCTGCCCACCGAGCTGCGGGGGCTTGGCCGGAGCGACTCAGAGCGGAGCCTGCCCCGTGGGCGCCCGCCGCCCCAGCCCTCGCCACGCCACCAGCTGCTGCCCGACCCTGCCACGGACCCCCACGGCCTCCGCCAGCCAGCTCAGGGCAACCCCCCGTGGGCCCCCCCgccaccccagcaccagctctgcgGCACGCTCCGGGGGGGGCCCTGCTGCACCTCGACAGCCCCCGTTCCCCCGGCACCAGGCTGGCACGGCTCTGCCACTGCCACTACGCCGGAGAAGACACCAGCTGCGCTTGGCTGTCCGGACCCCTGCGGCGTCAGCAGCCGGTTACCCACTGCCGAGCCGGGGCATGGCCAGGCAGGACCGGAGGGGCCTGGGGAGCCGCTGCCCTCAGCCCCGCAGGGCCCCGGCGTGGGGACACAGCCGGGCGGACGGGCACCGGGGCTCCCCCGGCACGGGCAGCCCTGCCTCACCACCGAGCAGTCGGAGACGCTGCGCCACGTCCAGGACCTTCTGcagctggtggtggtggccaaGGGGCCGGTGGGACCACCAGCGGGGGACGAGGACGCCCAGACATCTCAGGGAGAGGGCCCGCGGGGGCCCGGGGCGCAGGGGGACCTGCAGTCCCAGCTGCAGTCCCTGGAAGGGGTGCTGGAGACCAGCCAACAGACCATCCGGGTGCTGCTGGATGTCATCCaggacctggagaagaaggaggcCCAGCGGGACGG GCGACACTCGTACCGGACAGGGCAGGACATCGCCAACTGCGGGACCTGCCGGGATTGTGCCTGCATCATCTACAG CGTGGAGCACGATTTCCGGCAGCAGGAGGGCCGCTTCCAGCACGTGCTGAGCCATATCGAGGGCGACGCGACGCCGAGCTCCCCCGCGGCACCGGGGGCTGTCTCACCGCCCAGGCAAGAGCCGTCGCCGGTGACAAAGCTGCCTGCGAAGCTGGATGCAAAGAAATCCAGGCGCAAATGCTTCTGGTTCCTGTGA